Within Vanessa atalanta chromosome 11, ilVanAtal1.2, whole genome shotgun sequence, the genomic segment TTCTAAGAAACActcaagattaattttaaagttgtgtatgaagaaatttataatgctacaaatataaatataatgctaaaaataaattcaaattggttttattaatattttctgtgtACCtagaacaaataataaaagtaattcctCGAaagtattaattcatttattttatttaatgtgaatgaaaaaaatatctttattcctGTGTATAACGTTTTTTTTCAGTCAAAAAGAGTTAAATGTAACAatcttgaattgtttttttttcaagatttcatgaaatatttatagaatataaaaatagatatatgtatttggTGAAATCATCAACAATTATATTGccaaatgattaaataataataaattgtgccAATTTCATCCATTTGTTTTGTAACTTTTGTATCTACATTACTAAAGGGGCACTTACATGGCCACAGAAACTACTAATTTTTGAGCAATACTGGTCAATTGTCTTGTGACAAAATTTCAAGAAATTTGTGGCACCATTAACaagcatttatttaaagtagtGAGCAATAGATGAACTTTAATAAACTGGGGAATGTTTATGTACAGGAGCAATTTAAAAACTATCATTTGCTGTGTTTTCACGCACACAATTTACTTCAATTTTCAGGCCCACTGGATATTTGGCAATTCGGATTGGCAAAATTGAGCAATATGAATTATATGGATCAATTAGAAGCAATATTGGCAAAAAAtgccatatttttattataaattgctgTAAGTCACTCCATTTGATCTATATCTGCTGCcaagtaataaatgtttaaaaatttccTGGATAACTGAACCTTATGACATAATCTATACTCATTTTTTTTGACTTAGAGTAGTAGCACCATCAATGGATTaggtactttttaaataattcatgtgGCAAAAGTCTATGAGCATTATAATGAGTTATGAAGTAATaggattatatttgaaataaaacacaaatgacttttattaatatattacatcttATACCTTTTGCTTTGTCTTtgtcaaagattttttaacagTAATGGCACAATTTGCTTTAATTTCCTAAAGAATAcagtttatcaaaaaaaatattattcagcttatataatactttacttatgaaataaaatgtaaatatgcaCACAAAAGTGTGAAACTATTgactaaatatttctttcagtgacaataatgatgtaatattataatttaaatatcaatattaaaaatatagaaattaatattggCCCCTTGATTACGAATGATTATCACAATAACTTTGTCAGTCATTTGAGCATATAAGTCttctttgttaattaataattgtcaattattacaattttttatgctaaaagtttgataatatttttaaatacttttggtGTATATAACATCTATAGTTTCTTCCTTAATCTagacaatataaaatgttatacaaatactaatttatgttaatattaatgtatttgtcatacatcattttattttattttactttgtacaCAAGGTACACTACAAAAAGGCATTTCTTGTTTAACAACAAATCTACCACTAAGCAAGCTTTTTCCACACATACGACCTGAACAAATAAAGCATTCCGCATGCCAATGCATATTGCTCCATGATACACCTTGCTGTTCAGGCCCTATGACACCACCACATGCCCTACAGCGTTCTGCATAAAATTGGTCATAACAGGATAAACATACGGGTAGACCAGTTTTATCATCTGGAACATATTTTTTCCCTCCAAGTGGTGCATCACAATGATAGCAACAAAAATGTTGTACATGAAATGCTCTCCCTTCAGCAGCAGTATATGgtcttgtaaatattaattcatcacAACCAGCACAACGTGGTATTTCTAAAACATTAGCCAAATCTCTGGCACAATATATTTCTCccttataatagaaatatacaaGATCAGCCAACAACTCTCCACATTTGCAACAAGTGAAACATTGTGGGTGCCAGATGGCCTCTTGTCCAGCTCTTTCAGCTTTTACAGCAACTTCTCCAGCAAACATAGGTTTCTCACAACGTTGACATGGCACACCTTCATTGTACAATTTCCTGTTAAACTCCATTTCATCAGGGTTTAGAGATATATCAGCAAATTGAGTAAGAATTGGATCTAACTGCTCTGCATAGCTGCTAATCTGAACAGGGTTTCCACTATGATCAAGTTGAACATTATCAGTGGAACTATTCCAATCACTACTTTGTTGAGGATTAGACAGTCCACCAGGATATGTGTTGTAATTAGGCAATGGTGGAGGGGGAAGATCTTCTTCGCAATTATTCCTCAGATAATCCCTTAAAGGAGCCGTTTGCTGTGGCTCTACCTGATTCATTGGTTTTGTTGTAGTAGAATACTGAGGATTTATTTTTGTGGAACAAATAGTGCCACTATGTTCTGGTGTAGTTGGTTCATGTTTCCAACTCCATATTTCACCATTTGGAGCAAAGATAGTTCCTTTTTGAATTCTGCCATCTAGTAACTTTGCTGTGcccataacattattattactcaAAGACCATAAATCAGGCATTACCTGAGCTCCTAATGCTTTATTTGCAAATTCATTTACCTCTTCTTTGAATTGAGGATTTTTATTGTACTCATCACGAAAAAGTTTTATTGGCTGAAGATACACATCATTAGAAATTGGCAAGCACAAATCATTTAAGTTCTTTAACAATTTGTCATAAACAGGGCCATGTTCAACGGCACTTTTAATCCTGTCGGATTCAATTTTCATTACATGAAGTTTATCTTTTACAATCCTGCTTAATATGGCACTCGTTTTATAATCGGGCAAGTTGGCAGCACTACTGACAATGTTACCGTGTGAATCCAGCACAAGTTTCTTATCTGAAGCATTTTTAGGCACTATATTGTACTTGACTCCTcttgatatatttgatattttcaatgGCAGTGCATAAGATTTTGTGTTGTTTGTAGCAGTATGTGATTTGCTGCTTTCAACAGAGTATACTTCACCATTTTGAAGAGGACCAACCCTTACTACATTACCCATGCCAACCACATGGTCTTTTATTCGGGTGATATATTCCTgcaaagaaattaatattcaatttagatGAATTATACTAAGAACCTAATTTTGACAGTTGTAAATTGTATCTATAACTTcctgcaatttttattttagtgtgtgACCATACCGTATGCTCCGATTTCTCTTGATCAGAAGCATGATGTCTAGCGGCAGGGGCTACATCATGTGGAGGCAACTGTGTGCGAAGCTGTGCGCGACGTTTTTTGGCTGCTTCTGAACCCGAAACTGGAGCCAGTGGACCAAGACATGACATATATTCTGATACctgaaaaaattcaataattaaataatgaaataggttttttttctacttgatagatgttttttcttatttttaaaataaagtaaataaaaaagactCAGTTTGTTATAGGAATAAGTTTGGCTGTTTTTATACTTAAACCTAAGCAAATTTAGTCTGAAAGTGccatattttttgattattttcctTTCttattcctatatttttttaatataaattgattatatatgcataatattttattgctaagtCCCACaactttaatattcatacagtTTTAAAGTGATCTTATATCAAATTCCtcaataaaaaaagtgtgtGCATATAGGAGCCTGTAAATATCCATGTCCACACAagtgttgaaaaaaaattatgtccaTATTTAATAATCCATGTAAGTGTATTTATGCTTGTATCTATA encodes:
- the LOC125067425 gene encoding testin; this encodes MGDSCVETPEAPAWLSKLESQREKLSKARLGHDSGAGAPCNSCGSGCPGLDLHFWRKVCRACHCSKDVHDVQDDDLSGWAQFELLGTAKPKKASMPLIKIRGVTDKPVKLDWVPPNASTELVSEYMSCLGPLAPVSGSEAAKKRRAQLRTQLPPHDVAPAARHHASDQEKSEHTEYITRIKDHVVGMGNVVRVGPLQNGEVYSVESSKSHTATNNTKSYALPLKISNISRGVKYNIVPKNASDKKLVLDSHGNIVSSAANLPDYKTSAILSRIVKDKLHVMKIESDRIKSAVEHGPVYDKLLKNLNDLCLPISNDVYLQPIKLFRDEYNKNPQFKEEVNEFANKALGAQVMPDLWSLSNNNVMGTAKLLDGRIQKGTIFAPNGEIWSWKHEPTTPEHSGTICSTKINPQYSTTTKPMNQVEPQQTAPLRDYLRNNCEEDLPPPPLPNYNTYPGGLSNPQQSSDWNSSTDNVQLDHSGNPVQISSYAEQLDPILTQFADISLNPDEMEFNRKLYNEGVPCQRCEKPMFAGEVAVKAERAGQEAIWHPQCFTCCKCGELLADLVYFYYKGEIYCARDLANVLEIPRCAGCDELIFTRPYTAAEGRAFHVQHFCCYHCDAPLGGKKYVPDDKTGLPVCLSCYDQFYAERCRACGGVIGPEQQGVSWSNMHWHAECFICSGRMCGKSLLSGRFVVKQEMPFCSVPCVQSKIK